A single Streptomyces sp. Edi2 DNA region contains:
- a CDS encoding bifunctional glycosyltransferase family 2 protein/CDP-glycerol:glycerophosphate glycerophosphotransferase, with protein sequence MPDVSVVVIVYNDADRLPTAVQSVLDQTLRDVEVVIVDDCSTDRSFEVAQRLAADHPGRARAFQLPENSGGCGEPRNAGIQHTRGRYVMFLDSDDVLEPNACRNMLEAAEKTGSDIVSGQCVRLHVDTRNQKRDEWYSWLYSTTRTIDSVTEFPDLFVWDTLSTNKCYRREFLIEHNLHFAKGLFYEDLLFIADAYLAAKRITLIPNQVYFWNVHTQGTVKSVTNRRHEMTNYVHRLEVHRRIDAMLAERGLTEMKLAKDVKFLKHDLVLHLRDLPFRDEAYRREFAELSREYLAGVAPEAYEHVQPIQAICAYLLQQGDWGNLIPAVDTLINRNKLSSPLVEHDGRIYWCGGHFDDAFGREILDVTDIGYHEKPVNQLFLRNQLTGFSESGRAISLTGKITNPLGVIPPGARLKAQLEFSARRRSLQSFHFPVQEVRHDGDAVHWEAVADLTAKLRPLGIVDTIWDVRLRLEVDGVRTTSRLTVADTALSGALPVRPRLTRMVADHLEPHVSAKGHLAFRLVSEGDKAERVQELITRGVHGKPGTLAKTGYRKAKALRGKVLSGDNKIRAYHEVFSRLPVKKRTVVFESHLGKQYSDSPRALYEEMRRQGLEFEAIWSYAGSPKGFPKDATLVKRWSLPYLKALAQAEFWVDNQSYPLKLTKRPETTYLQTWHGSALKNMGFDQPALKAQTRQQQEEQQRSLDRFDRFLIRSEHDVHTLARAFRLKEKTLLRVGYPRNDALVRARQREADLGVRERGPLAAKLGIPDDKTVLLYAPTFRKAGGRHGRFELPFDVERFADRFGDRYVLLVRSHYLNHVVLPPTVQGRVIDVSAHHDVTPVLELADGLITDYSSVMFDYALLDRPLVFFTYDYDEYVHEGRGTYFDLLEHAPGPVVRTEDDFHQAIKTFESQSSEYAKSRKEFVAKFGEYDQGNAAQSIVDQFFAQWSR encoded by the coding sequence GTGCCTGACGTCTCAGTAGTCGTCATCGTCTACAACGACGCCGACCGGTTGCCGACCGCGGTTCAGTCCGTGCTGGATCAAACGCTCCGGGACGTCGAGGTGGTGATCGTCGACGACTGCAGCACCGACCGTTCTTTCGAAGTGGCGCAACGACTCGCCGCTGATCACCCAGGGCGGGCCAGAGCCTTCCAGCTGCCGGAGAACAGCGGTGGGTGCGGCGAGCCGCGCAACGCCGGCATCCAGCACACCCGGGGCCGCTACGTCATGTTCCTGGACAGCGATGACGTCCTGGAACCCAATGCGTGCCGGAATATGCTGGAGGCCGCCGAGAAAACCGGCTCCGATATCGTTTCCGGCCAGTGTGTACGACTGCACGTGGACACCCGCAATCAGAAGCGGGACGAGTGGTATTCCTGGCTGTATTCCACCACCCGGACCATTGATTCCGTAACGGAATTTCCGGACCTGTTCGTGTGGGACACCCTCTCCACCAACAAGTGCTACCGGCGTGAATTCCTCATCGAGCACAATCTCCACTTCGCCAAGGGGTTGTTCTACGAGGACCTGCTGTTTATCGCCGATGCCTACCTCGCCGCAAAACGCATCACCCTGATCCCCAATCAGGTCTATTTCTGGAATGTCCACACGCAGGGCACCGTGAAGTCGGTGACAAACCGCCGGCACGAGATGACGAATTACGTCCACCGGCTGGAGGTCCACCGGCGGATCGACGCCATGCTGGCCGAGCGCGGGCTGACCGAGATGAAGCTCGCCAAGGACGTCAAATTCCTCAAGCACGACCTGGTGCTGCATCTGCGGGATCTGCCGTTCCGGGACGAGGCCTACCGCCGGGAATTCGCCGAGCTCTCCCGGGAATACCTCGCCGGCGTGGCCCCCGAGGCGTACGAGCACGTCCAGCCGATACAGGCCATCTGTGCGTATCTGCTCCAGCAGGGTGACTGGGGCAACCTGATCCCGGCGGTCGACACGCTCATCAACCGCAACAAGCTCTCCTCGCCGCTGGTCGAACACGACGGCCGGATCTACTGGTGCGGCGGCCACTTCGACGATGCGTTCGGGCGCGAGATCCTGGACGTGACCGACATCGGCTACCACGAGAAGCCGGTCAACCAGCTGTTCCTGCGCAATCAGCTCACCGGCTTCAGCGAATCCGGCCGGGCCATCTCGCTGACCGGCAAGATCACCAACCCGCTCGGTGTCATCCCGCCCGGTGCGCGGCTCAAGGCCCAGCTGGAGTTCAGCGCCCGGCGGCGCAGCCTGCAGTCCTTCCACTTCCCGGTGCAGGAGGTGCGCCACGACGGGGACGCCGTCCACTGGGAGGCCGTCGCCGACCTCACCGCGAAGCTGCGCCCGCTGGGCATCGTCGACACCATCTGGGACGTACGGCTGCGCCTGGAGGTGGACGGCGTGCGCACCACGAGCCGGCTCACCGTCGCCGACACCGCACTGTCCGGGGCGCTGCCGGTGCGGCCGCGGCTGACCCGGATGGTCGCCGACCACCTGGAACCGCATGTCTCGGCCAAGGGGCATCTGGCATTCCGCCTGGTCAGCGAGGGCGACAAGGCCGAGCGCGTACAGGAACTGATCACCCGCGGGGTGCACGGCAAGCCGGGGACGCTGGCCAAGACCGGCTACCGCAAGGCGAAGGCGCTGCGCGGCAAGGTCCTCTCGGGCGACAACAAGATCCGCGCCTATCACGAGGTGTTCAGCCGGCTGCCGGTCAAGAAGCGCACGGTGGTCTTCGAAAGCCACCTGGGCAAGCAGTACAGCGACAGTCCGCGGGCCCTCTACGAGGAGATGCGCCGGCAGGGCCTGGAGTTCGAGGCCATCTGGTCGTACGCCGGGTCCCCCAAGGGCTTCCCCAAGGACGCCACGCTCGTCAAGCGCTGGTCGCTGCCCTACCTCAAGGCGCTGGCACAGGCCGAGTTCTGGGTGGACAACCAGAGCTACCCGCTCAAGCTCACCAAGCGCCCGGAGACCACCTACCTCCAGACCTGGCACGGCTCGGCGCTGAAGAACATGGGCTTCGACCAGCCGGCGCTGAAGGCGCAGACCCGGCAGCAGCAGGAGGAGCAGCAGCGTTCGCTGGACCGCTTCGACCGGTTCCTGATCCGCTCCGAGCACGATGTGCACACCCTCGCCAGGGCCTTCCGGCTCAAGGAGAAGACGCTGCTGCGGGTGGGGTACCCGCGCAACGACGCGCTGGTGCGCGCCCGGCAGCGGGAGGCGGACCTGGGCGTGCGTGAACGCGGGCCGCTGGCAGCGAAGTTGGGCATTCCCGACGACAAGACCGTGCTGCTTTACGCGCCGACGTTCCGTAAGGCCGGCGGCCGGCACGGGCGCTTCGAATTGCCCTTCGACGTGGAGCGTTTCGCCGACCGGTTCGGCGACCGCTATGTCCTCCTGGTGCGTTCGCACTACCTCAATCATGTGGTGCTGCCGCCGACCGTGCAGGGCCGGGTCATCGACGTATCGGCGCACCACGATGTGACCCCGGTGCTGGAGCTGGCCGACGGGCTGATCACCGACTATTCCTCGGTGATGTTCGACTATGCGCTGCTCGACCGGCCGCTGGTGTTCTTCACCTACGACTACGACGAGTATGTGCACGAGGGCCGTGGCACCTACTTCGATCTGCTGGAGCACGCACCGGGCCCGGTGGTCCGCACCGAGGACGATTTCCACCAGGCGATCAAGACCTTCGAGTCGCAGTCGTCGGAATACGCGAAGAGCCGCAAGGAATTCGTCGCCAAGTTCGGGGAATACGACCAGGGCAACGCCGCCCAGAGCATCGTCGATCAGTTTTTCGCGCAGTGGAGCCGTTGA
- a CDS encoding glycosyltransferase produces the protein MTESYAAEPRDIFFVSNSVNEVGGVTSWSHQLARLFSERGHRVHLVGVVPPPEGRVHELAADLPFKTTTLYSQHPPSVRPLRGLKGKLNVVEQRRHAAREAGMREQAAKMSALFRAAKPGGVVIVTQVWAMEWVALADTAGLSVIGMSHESFETCRRSSRFGRVKRFYADVDRMLTLTREDADRWIRQRMDNVGFMPNPLPFFPEVPSDRSRKHVVSIGRLHEEKGVDMLLEAWAKVAPQHPDWTLRVYGSGEEEEALRKQAADLGIADTVAWMGRTADVPGALRESAVFALSSRGEGFPLAPMEAMATAVPCVAFDVAPGVHEIISDGVDGLLAPPGNITEFARHLDTLMSDKDLRDTMGEAARENIQRFSTDEIVGRWENLFTLVER, from the coding sequence ATGACCGAGTCGTACGCAGCCGAGCCGCGGGACATCTTCTTCGTCTCCAACAGCGTCAACGAGGTGGGTGGCGTCACCAGTTGGTCGCACCAGCTGGCGCGCCTGTTCAGCGAGCGGGGCCACCGGGTGCACCTCGTCGGCGTGGTGCCGCCCCCCGAGGGGCGGGTCCACGAGCTGGCGGCCGACCTGCCGTTCAAGACCACCACGCTCTACTCCCAGCACCCGCCGTCCGTCCGCCCCCTTCGAGGCCTCAAGGGCAAGCTCAACGTCGTCGAGCAGCGCCGCCACGCCGCCCGCGAGGCCGGTATGCGGGAGCAGGCGGCCAAGATGAGCGCGCTGTTCCGGGCGGCGAAGCCGGGCGGCGTGGTGATCGTCACGCAGGTGTGGGCGATGGAGTGGGTGGCACTGGCCGACACCGCCGGTCTGAGCGTGATCGGTATGAGCCATGAATCCTTCGAAACCTGCCGTAGGTCGTCCCGCTTCGGCCGGGTCAAGCGGTTTTACGCGGATGTCGACCGGATGCTGACGCTCACCCGGGAGGACGCCGACCGCTGGATCCGCCAGCGGATGGACAATGTCGGCTTCATGCCGAACCCGCTGCCCTTCTTCCCGGAAGTCCCCTCCGACCGCTCCCGCAAGCATGTGGTCAGCATCGGCCGGCTCCACGAGGAGAAGGGCGTGGACATGCTGCTGGAGGCCTGGGCCAAGGTCGCGCCGCAGCACCCCGACTGGACGCTGCGGGTCTACGGCTCCGGCGAGGAAGAGGAGGCGCTGCGCAAGCAGGCCGCGGACCTGGGGATCGCGGACACGGTCGCCTGGATGGGCCGGACGGCCGATGTGCCGGGCGCACTGCGGGAGAGCGCGGTCTTCGCCCTCAGCTCGCGCGGCGAGGGCTTCCCGCTGGCCCCCATGGAGGCCATGGCGACGGCCGTGCCGTGTGTGGCGTTCGACGTGGCACCGGGCGTCCACGAGATCATCTCGGACGGCGTGGACGGCCTCCTCGCTCCCCCGGGCAACATCACCGAATTCGCCCGGCATCTCGACACCCTGATGTCCGACAAGGACCTCCGCGACACCATGGGCGAAGCGGCCCGGGAGAACATCCAGCGCTTCTCCACGGACGAGATCGTCGGCCGCTGGGAGAACCTGTTCACGCTGGTGGAGCGCTGA
- a CDS encoding beta-ketoacyl-[acyl-carrier-protein] synthase family protein, whose amino-acid sequence MTENGQVLVTGIGAMTPVGADASSSWSGLLAGESGVRALEEEWAMDLPVSVAAGLTGDPAAALPRTEARKLDRSEQLAILTSREAWQDAGAPEVEPERLAVVIGTGTGGVLTTLGQDDLFEKSGARRLSPFAVPMLMPNGPAAWVSMDLGAKGGARTPVSACASGAEALAMGLDLLRAGRVDVVVAGGVEACLHPFTLAAFAQMKALSTQSADPESVSRPFDAARSGFVMGEGAGIMVLERAGFARARGATAYGTLAGSAVSSSANHITASDAAGQVHAIELALRDADLSPRDIGHVHAHATSTESGDLAEAEAIGRAVGTHASVTATKSMTGHMLGASGAVGAMAALLALRDGVAPAVRNLDTLDPRIDLDVVQGENRTGRWNAALANSFGFGGHNVSLVLTK is encoded by the coding sequence ATGACCGAGAACGGCCAGGTGCTGGTGACGGGTATCGGGGCGATGACTCCGGTCGGCGCCGATGCGTCCTCGTCCTGGTCGGGGCTGCTGGCGGGAGAGTCCGGGGTGCGCGCGCTGGAGGAGGAGTGGGCCATGGACCTCCCGGTGAGCGTCGCGGCCGGACTCACCGGGGATCCGGCCGCCGCGCTGCCGCGTACGGAGGCCCGGAAGCTGGACCGCAGCGAGCAGTTGGCGATACTCACCTCGCGCGAGGCCTGGCAGGACGCCGGTGCGCCCGAGGTCGAGCCCGAACGGCTGGCCGTGGTCATCGGCACCGGCACCGGCGGTGTGCTCACCACGCTCGGCCAGGACGACCTCTTCGAGAAGTCCGGGGCGCGCCGGCTCTCGCCCTTCGCGGTTCCCATGCTCATGCCCAACGGACCAGCCGCGTGGGTCAGCATGGACCTGGGCGCCAAGGGCGGGGCCAGGACGCCCGTCAGCGCCTGTGCGTCCGGTGCCGAGGCATTGGCGATGGGCCTCGACCTGCTCCGCGCCGGGCGGGTGGACGTGGTGGTCGCGGGCGGCGTCGAGGCCTGTCTGCACCCGTTCACCCTCGCCGCCTTCGCCCAGATGAAGGCGCTCTCCACGCAGTCCGCCGACCCGGAGTCGGTGTCCCGCCCGTTCGATGCGGCCCGCAGCGGCTTCGTCATGGGCGAGGGCGCGGGAATCATGGTCCTGGAGCGCGCCGGGTTCGCCCGGGCCCGCGGCGCCACCGCGTACGGCACGCTGGCCGGCAGCGCCGTCAGCTCCAGCGCGAACCACATCACGGCCTCCGACGCGGCGGGCCAGGTCCACGCCATCGAACTGGCCCTGCGCGATGCGGACCTGTCCCCGCGGGACATCGGCCATGTGCATGCCCACGCCACCTCCACCGAGTCCGGCGACCTGGCCGAGGCCGAGGCGATCGGCCGCGCGGTGGGCACCCATGCCTCTGTCACCGCCACGAAATCCATGACCGGCCACATGCTGGGTGCCTCCGGTGCGGTGGGCGCGATGGCGGCGCTGCTGGCGCTCAGGGACGGCGTGGCCCCCGCCGTCCGCAACCTCGACACCCTCGACCCGAGGATCGACCTGGACGTGGTGCAGGGCGAGAACCGCACCGGCCGCTGGAACGCCGCGCTGGCCAACTCCTTCGGCTTCGGCGGCCACAACGTGAGCCTGGTCCTGACCAAGTGA